A section of the Paralichthys olivaceus isolate ysfri-2021 chromosome 14, ASM2471397v2, whole genome shotgun sequence genome encodes:
- the pax2a gene encoding paired box protein Pax-2a isoform X4 gives MDIHCKADPFSAMHRHGGVNQLGGVFVNGRPLPDVVRQRIVELAHQGVRPCDISRQLRVSHGCVSKILGRYYETGSIKPGVIGGSKPKVATPKVVDKIADYKRQNPTMFAWEIRDRLLAEGVCDNDTVPSVSSINRIIRTKVQQQFHPSPDGSVTPLSTPGHTIVPSTASPPVTSASNDPVGSYSINGILGIPRSNGEKRKRDEVLWSGNHLDGRKIGHYGSDGSGPGSDSQGSVESLRKHLRADAFTQQQLEALDRVFERPSYPDVFPTSEHIKPEQANEYSLPSLNAGLEDVKPSLSTSASSDLASSVSQSYSVVTGRDMASTTLPGYPPHVPPTGQGSYPTSTLAGMVPGGDFSGNPYSHPQYTTYNEAWRFSNPALLSSPYYYSAASRGSAPPTAATAYDRH, from the exons ATGGATATTCACTGCAAAGCAGACCCCTTCTCGGCGATGCACC GGCATGGCGGTGTGAACCAGCTCGGCGGGGTGTTCGTGAACGGCAGACCCCTCCCGGACGTGGTGCGGCAGCGGATCGTGGAGCTGGCCCACCAGGGCGTCCGGCCCTGCGACATCTCCAGACAGCTACGGGTCAGTCACGGCTGTGTCAGCAAAATCCTCGGCAG GTACTATGAAACCGGCAGTATTAAACCCGGAGTCATCGGTGGCTCCAAACCAAAGGTCGCAACTCCGAAGGTGGTGGATAAAATAGCAGATTACAAGCGCCAGAACCCGACCATGTTCGCCTGGGAGATCAGGGACCGACTACTGGCTGAGGGCGTCTGCGACAACGACACGGTCCCCAGCGTCTCCTCCATCAACAG GATTATCCGCACCAAAGTCCAGCAGCAATTCCACCCGTCCCCCGACGGATCTGTTACGCCGCTCTCCACGCCCGGCCACACCATAG TGCCCAGCACAGCCTCCCCCCCTGTGACCAGCGCCTCCAACGATCCCGTAGGATCCTATTCCATCAACGGCATTCTGGGTATCCCTCGCTCCAACGGCGAGAAGAGGAAACGAGATGAAG tTCTCTGGAGTGGCAACCACTTGGATGGAAGGAAAATAGGACATT ATGGCTCTGATGGCTCAGGTCCCGGCAGCGACTCTCAGGGCAGTGTGGAGAGTTTAAGGAAGCATCTGCGAGCAGATGCCTTCacccagcagcagctggaggcccTGGACCGTGTGTTTGAACGTCCATCTTACCCTGATGTCTTTCCCACTTCAGAACACATCAAACCTGAGCAG GCAAATGAGTACTCTCTCCCGTCCCTGAACGCTGGCCTGGAAGACGTGAAGCCAAGCCTCTCCACCAGCGCCAGCTCCGACCTCGCCTCCAGTGTGTCCCAGAGCTACTCTGTTGTGACAG GTCGAGACATGGCCAGTACCACCTTACCTGGCTACCCGCCTCATGTCCCCCCAACAGGACAAGGCAGCTACCCCACCTCCACACTTGCTGGAATGGTTCCTG GAGGGGACTTTTCTGGAAACCCTTACTCTCATCCACAGTACACCACTTACAATGAAGCTTGGCGGTTCAGCAATCCAGCATTACTAA GTTCCCCTTATTATTATAGTGCCGCATCCCGTGGCTCCGCACCTCCCACTGCTGCCACTGCCTATGACCGCCACTAG
- the pax2a gene encoding paired box protein Pax-2a isoform X3, with the protein MDIHCKADPFSAMHLSHAGHGGVNQLGGVFVNGRPLPDVVRQRIVELAHQGVRPCDISRQLRVSHGCVSKILGRYYETGSIKPGVIGGSKPKVATPKVVDKIADYKRQNPTMFAWEIRDRLLAEGVCDNDTVPSVSSINRIIRTKVQQQFHPSPDGSVTPLSTPGHTIVPSTASPPVTSASNDPVGSYSINGILGIPRSNGEKRKRDEVLWSGNHLDGRKIGHYGSDGSGPGSDSQGSVESLRKHLRADAFTQQQLEALDRVFERPSYPDVFPTSEHIKPEQANEYSLPSLNAGLEDVKPSLSTSASSDLASSVSQSYSVVTGRDMASTTLPGYPPHVPPTGQGSYPTSTLAGMVPGGDFSGNPYSHPQYTTYNEAWRFSNPALLSSPYYYSAASRGSAPPTAATAYDRH; encoded by the exons ATGGATATTCACTGCAAAGCAGACCCCTTCTCGGCGATGCACC tATCCCACGCAGGGCATGGCGGTGTGAACCAGCTCGGCGGGGTGTTCGTGAACGGCAGACCCCTCCCGGACGTGGTGCGGCAGCGGATCGTGGAGCTGGCCCACCAGGGCGTCCGGCCCTGCGACATCTCCAGACAGCTACGGGTCAGTCACGGCTGTGTCAGCAAAATCCTCGGCAG GTACTATGAAACCGGCAGTATTAAACCCGGAGTCATCGGTGGCTCCAAACCAAAGGTCGCAACTCCGAAGGTGGTGGATAAAATAGCAGATTACAAGCGCCAGAACCCGACCATGTTCGCCTGGGAGATCAGGGACCGACTACTGGCTGAGGGCGTCTGCGACAACGACACGGTCCCCAGCGTCTCCTCCATCAACAG GATTATCCGCACCAAAGTCCAGCAGCAATTCCACCCGTCCCCCGACGGATCTGTTACGCCGCTCTCCACGCCCGGCCACACCATAG TGCCCAGCACAGCCTCCCCCCCTGTGACCAGCGCCTCCAACGATCCCGTAGGATCCTATTCCATCAACGGCATTCTGGGTATCCCTCGCTCCAACGGCGAGAAGAGGAAACGAGATGAAG tTCTCTGGAGTGGCAACCACTTGGATGGAAGGAAAATAGGACATT ATGGCTCTGATGGCTCAGGTCCCGGCAGCGACTCTCAGGGCAGTGTGGAGAGTTTAAGGAAGCATCTGCGAGCAGATGCCTTCacccagcagcagctggaggcccTGGACCGTGTGTTTGAACGTCCATCTTACCCTGATGTCTTTCCCACTTCAGAACACATCAAACCTGAGCAG GCAAATGAGTACTCTCTCCCGTCCCTGAACGCTGGCCTGGAAGACGTGAAGCCAAGCCTCTCCACCAGCGCCAGCTCCGACCTCGCCTCCAGTGTGTCCCAGAGCTACTCTGTTGTGACAG GTCGAGACATGGCCAGTACCACCTTACCTGGCTACCCGCCTCATGTCCCCCCAACAGGACAAGGCAGCTACCCCACCTCCACACTTGCTGGAATGGTTCCTG GAGGGGACTTTTCTGGAAACCCTTACTCTCATCCACAGTACACCACTTACAATGAAGCTTGGCGGTTCAGCAATCCAGCATTACTAA GTTCCCCTTATTATTATAGTGCCGCATCCCGTGGCTCCGCACCTCCCACTGCTGCCACTGCCTATGACCGCCACTAG
- the pax2a gene encoding paired box protein Pax-2a isoform X5 yields MDIHCKADPFSAMHLSHAGHGGVNQLGGVFVNGRPLPDVVRQRIVELAHQGVRPCDISRQLRVSHGCVSKILGSYQKAFQRYYETGSIKPGVIGGSKPKVATPKVVDKIADYKRQNPTMFAWEIRDRLLAEGVCDNDTVPSVSSINRIIRTKVQQQFHPSPDGSVTPLSTPGHTIVPSTASPPVTSASNDPVGSYSINGILGIPRSNGEKRKRDEDGSDGSGPGSDSQGSVESLRKHLRADAFTQQQLEALDRVFERPSYPDVFPTSEHIKPEQANEYSLPSLNAGLEDVKPSLSTSASSDLASSVSQSYSVVTGRDMASTTLPGYPPHVPPTGQGSYPTSTLAGMVPGGDFSGNPYSHPQYTTYNEAWRFSNPALLSSPYYYSAASRGSAPPTAATAYDRH; encoded by the exons ATGGATATTCACTGCAAAGCAGACCCCTTCTCGGCGATGCACC tATCCCACGCAGGGCATGGCGGTGTGAACCAGCTCGGCGGGGTGTTCGTGAACGGCAGACCCCTCCCGGACGTGGTGCGGCAGCGGATCGTGGAGCTGGCCCACCAGGGCGTCCGGCCCTGCGACATCTCCAGACAGCTACGGGTCAGTCACGGCTGTGTCAGCAAAATCCTCGGCAG ctATCAGAAGGCATTTCAGag GTACTATGAAACCGGCAGTATTAAACCCGGAGTCATCGGTGGCTCCAAACCAAAGGTCGCAACTCCGAAGGTGGTGGATAAAATAGCAGATTACAAGCGCCAGAACCCGACCATGTTCGCCTGGGAGATCAGGGACCGACTACTGGCTGAGGGCGTCTGCGACAACGACACGGTCCCCAGCGTCTCCTCCATCAACAG GATTATCCGCACCAAAGTCCAGCAGCAATTCCACCCGTCCCCCGACGGATCTGTTACGCCGCTCTCCACGCCCGGCCACACCATAG TGCCCAGCACAGCCTCCCCCCCTGTGACCAGCGCCTCCAACGATCCCGTAGGATCCTATTCCATCAACGGCATTCTGGGTATCCCTCGCTCCAACGGCGAGAAGAGGAAACGAGATGAAG ATGGCTCTGATGGCTCAGGTCCCGGCAGCGACTCTCAGGGCAGTGTGGAGAGTTTAAGGAAGCATCTGCGAGCAGATGCCTTCacccagcagcagctggaggcccTGGACCGTGTGTTTGAACGTCCATCTTACCCTGATGTCTTTCCCACTTCAGAACACATCAAACCTGAGCAG GCAAATGAGTACTCTCTCCCGTCCCTGAACGCTGGCCTGGAAGACGTGAAGCCAAGCCTCTCCACCAGCGCCAGCTCCGACCTCGCCTCCAGTGTGTCCCAGAGCTACTCTGTTGTGACAG GTCGAGACATGGCCAGTACCACCTTACCTGGCTACCCGCCTCATGTCCCCCCAACAGGACAAGGCAGCTACCCCACCTCCACACTTGCTGGAATGGTTCCTG GAGGGGACTTTTCTGGAAACCCTTACTCTCATCCACAGTACACCACTTACAATGAAGCTTGGCGGTTCAGCAATCCAGCATTACTAA GTTCCCCTTATTATTATAGTGCCGCATCCCGTGGCTCCGCACCTCCCACTGCTGCCACTGCCTATGACCGCCACTAG
- the pax2a gene encoding paired box protein Pax-2a isoform X2, translating into MDIHCKADPFSAMHRHGGVNQLGGVFVNGRPLPDVVRQRIVELAHQGVRPCDISRQLRVSHGCVSKILGSYQKAFQRYYETGSIKPGVIGGSKPKVATPKVVDKIADYKRQNPTMFAWEIRDRLLAEGVCDNDTVPSVSSINRIIRTKVQQQFHPSPDGSVTPLSTPGHTIVPSTASPPVTSASNDPVGSYSINGILGIPRSNGEKRKRDEVLWSGNHLDGRKIGHYGSDGSGPGSDSQGSVESLRKHLRADAFTQQQLEALDRVFERPSYPDVFPTSEHIKPEQANEYSLPSLNAGLEDVKPSLSTSASSDLASSVSQSYSVVTGRDMASTTLPGYPPHVPPTGQGSYPTSTLAGMVPGGDFSGNPYSHPQYTTYNEAWRFSNPALLSSPYYYSAASRGSAPPTAATAYDRH; encoded by the exons ATGGATATTCACTGCAAAGCAGACCCCTTCTCGGCGATGCACC GGCATGGCGGTGTGAACCAGCTCGGCGGGGTGTTCGTGAACGGCAGACCCCTCCCGGACGTGGTGCGGCAGCGGATCGTGGAGCTGGCCCACCAGGGCGTCCGGCCCTGCGACATCTCCAGACAGCTACGGGTCAGTCACGGCTGTGTCAGCAAAATCCTCGGCAG ctATCAGAAGGCATTTCAGag GTACTATGAAACCGGCAGTATTAAACCCGGAGTCATCGGTGGCTCCAAACCAAAGGTCGCAACTCCGAAGGTGGTGGATAAAATAGCAGATTACAAGCGCCAGAACCCGACCATGTTCGCCTGGGAGATCAGGGACCGACTACTGGCTGAGGGCGTCTGCGACAACGACACGGTCCCCAGCGTCTCCTCCATCAACAG GATTATCCGCACCAAAGTCCAGCAGCAATTCCACCCGTCCCCCGACGGATCTGTTACGCCGCTCTCCACGCCCGGCCACACCATAG TGCCCAGCACAGCCTCCCCCCCTGTGACCAGCGCCTCCAACGATCCCGTAGGATCCTATTCCATCAACGGCATTCTGGGTATCCCTCGCTCCAACGGCGAGAAGAGGAAACGAGATGAAG tTCTCTGGAGTGGCAACCACTTGGATGGAAGGAAAATAGGACATT ATGGCTCTGATGGCTCAGGTCCCGGCAGCGACTCTCAGGGCAGTGTGGAGAGTTTAAGGAAGCATCTGCGAGCAGATGCCTTCacccagcagcagctggaggcccTGGACCGTGTGTTTGAACGTCCATCTTACCCTGATGTCTTTCCCACTTCAGAACACATCAAACCTGAGCAG GCAAATGAGTACTCTCTCCCGTCCCTGAACGCTGGCCTGGAAGACGTGAAGCCAAGCCTCTCCACCAGCGCCAGCTCCGACCTCGCCTCCAGTGTGTCCCAGAGCTACTCTGTTGTGACAG GTCGAGACATGGCCAGTACCACCTTACCTGGCTACCCGCCTCATGTCCCCCCAACAGGACAAGGCAGCTACCCCACCTCCACACTTGCTGGAATGGTTCCTG GAGGGGACTTTTCTGGAAACCCTTACTCTCATCCACAGTACACCACTTACAATGAAGCTTGGCGGTTCAGCAATCCAGCATTACTAA GTTCCCCTTATTATTATAGTGCCGCATCCCGTGGCTCCGCACCTCCCACTGCTGCCACTGCCTATGACCGCCACTAG
- the pax2a gene encoding paired box protein Pax-2a isoform X1: MDIHCKADPFSAMHLSHAGHGGVNQLGGVFVNGRPLPDVVRQRIVELAHQGVRPCDISRQLRVSHGCVSKILGSYQKAFQRYYETGSIKPGVIGGSKPKVATPKVVDKIADYKRQNPTMFAWEIRDRLLAEGVCDNDTVPSVSSINRIIRTKVQQQFHPSPDGSVTPLSTPGHTIVPSTASPPVTSASNDPVGSYSINGILGIPRSNGEKRKRDEVLWSGNHLDGRKIGHYGSDGSGPGSDSQGSVESLRKHLRADAFTQQQLEALDRVFERPSYPDVFPTSEHIKPEQANEYSLPSLNAGLEDVKPSLSTSASSDLASSVSQSYSVVTGRDMASTTLPGYPPHVPPTGQGSYPTSTLAGMVPGGDFSGNPYSHPQYTTYNEAWRFSNPALLSSPYYYSAASRGSAPPTAATAYDRH, translated from the exons ATGGATATTCACTGCAAAGCAGACCCCTTCTCGGCGATGCACC tATCCCACGCAGGGCATGGCGGTGTGAACCAGCTCGGCGGGGTGTTCGTGAACGGCAGACCCCTCCCGGACGTGGTGCGGCAGCGGATCGTGGAGCTGGCCCACCAGGGCGTCCGGCCCTGCGACATCTCCAGACAGCTACGGGTCAGTCACGGCTGTGTCAGCAAAATCCTCGGCAG ctATCAGAAGGCATTTCAGag GTACTATGAAACCGGCAGTATTAAACCCGGAGTCATCGGTGGCTCCAAACCAAAGGTCGCAACTCCGAAGGTGGTGGATAAAATAGCAGATTACAAGCGCCAGAACCCGACCATGTTCGCCTGGGAGATCAGGGACCGACTACTGGCTGAGGGCGTCTGCGACAACGACACGGTCCCCAGCGTCTCCTCCATCAACAG GATTATCCGCACCAAAGTCCAGCAGCAATTCCACCCGTCCCCCGACGGATCTGTTACGCCGCTCTCCACGCCCGGCCACACCATAG TGCCCAGCACAGCCTCCCCCCCTGTGACCAGCGCCTCCAACGATCCCGTAGGATCCTATTCCATCAACGGCATTCTGGGTATCCCTCGCTCCAACGGCGAGAAGAGGAAACGAGATGAAG tTCTCTGGAGTGGCAACCACTTGGATGGAAGGAAAATAGGACATT ATGGCTCTGATGGCTCAGGTCCCGGCAGCGACTCTCAGGGCAGTGTGGAGAGTTTAAGGAAGCATCTGCGAGCAGATGCCTTCacccagcagcagctggaggcccTGGACCGTGTGTTTGAACGTCCATCTTACCCTGATGTCTTTCCCACTTCAGAACACATCAAACCTGAGCAG GCAAATGAGTACTCTCTCCCGTCCCTGAACGCTGGCCTGGAAGACGTGAAGCCAAGCCTCTCCACCAGCGCCAGCTCCGACCTCGCCTCCAGTGTGTCCCAGAGCTACTCTGTTGTGACAG GTCGAGACATGGCCAGTACCACCTTACCTGGCTACCCGCCTCATGTCCCCCCAACAGGACAAGGCAGCTACCCCACCTCCACACTTGCTGGAATGGTTCCTG GAGGGGACTTTTCTGGAAACCCTTACTCTCATCCACAGTACACCACTTACAATGAAGCTTGGCGGTTCAGCAATCCAGCATTACTAA GTTCCCCTTATTATTATAGTGCCGCATCCCGTGGCTCCGCACCTCCCACTGCTGCCACTGCCTATGACCGCCACTAG
- the pax2a gene encoding paired box protein Pax-2a isoform X7, whose amino-acid sequence MDIHCKADPFSAMHRHGGVNQLGGVFVNGRPLPDVVRQRIVELAHQGVRPCDISRQLRVSHGCVSKILGRYYETGSIKPGVIGGSKPKVATPKVVDKIADYKRQNPTMFAWEIRDRLLAEGVCDNDTVPSVSSINRIIRTKVQQQFHPSPDGSVTPLSTPGHTIVPSTASPPVTSASNDPVGSYSINGILGIPRSNGEKRKRDEDGSDGSGPGSDSQGSVESLRKHLRADAFTQQQLEALDRVFERPSYPDVFPTSEHIKPEQANEYSLPSLNAGLEDVKPSLSTSASSDLASSVSQSYSVVTGRDMASTTLPGYPPHVPPTGQGSYPTSTLAGMVPGGDFSGNPYSHPQYTTYNEAWRFSNPALLSSPYYYSAASRGSAPPTAATAYDRH is encoded by the exons ATGGATATTCACTGCAAAGCAGACCCCTTCTCGGCGATGCACC GGCATGGCGGTGTGAACCAGCTCGGCGGGGTGTTCGTGAACGGCAGACCCCTCCCGGACGTGGTGCGGCAGCGGATCGTGGAGCTGGCCCACCAGGGCGTCCGGCCCTGCGACATCTCCAGACAGCTACGGGTCAGTCACGGCTGTGTCAGCAAAATCCTCGGCAG GTACTATGAAACCGGCAGTATTAAACCCGGAGTCATCGGTGGCTCCAAACCAAAGGTCGCAACTCCGAAGGTGGTGGATAAAATAGCAGATTACAAGCGCCAGAACCCGACCATGTTCGCCTGGGAGATCAGGGACCGACTACTGGCTGAGGGCGTCTGCGACAACGACACGGTCCCCAGCGTCTCCTCCATCAACAG GATTATCCGCACCAAAGTCCAGCAGCAATTCCACCCGTCCCCCGACGGATCTGTTACGCCGCTCTCCACGCCCGGCCACACCATAG TGCCCAGCACAGCCTCCCCCCCTGTGACCAGCGCCTCCAACGATCCCGTAGGATCCTATTCCATCAACGGCATTCTGGGTATCCCTCGCTCCAACGGCGAGAAGAGGAAACGAGATGAAG ATGGCTCTGATGGCTCAGGTCCCGGCAGCGACTCTCAGGGCAGTGTGGAGAGTTTAAGGAAGCATCTGCGAGCAGATGCCTTCacccagcagcagctggaggcccTGGACCGTGTGTTTGAACGTCCATCTTACCCTGATGTCTTTCCCACTTCAGAACACATCAAACCTGAGCAG GCAAATGAGTACTCTCTCCCGTCCCTGAACGCTGGCCTGGAAGACGTGAAGCCAAGCCTCTCCACCAGCGCCAGCTCCGACCTCGCCTCCAGTGTGTCCCAGAGCTACTCTGTTGTGACAG GTCGAGACATGGCCAGTACCACCTTACCTGGCTACCCGCCTCATGTCCCCCCAACAGGACAAGGCAGCTACCCCACCTCCACACTTGCTGGAATGGTTCCTG GAGGGGACTTTTCTGGAAACCCTTACTCTCATCCACAGTACACCACTTACAATGAAGCTTGGCGGTTCAGCAATCCAGCATTACTAA GTTCCCCTTATTATTATAGTGCCGCATCCCGTGGCTCCGCACCTCCCACTGCTGCCACTGCCTATGACCGCCACTAG
- the pax2a gene encoding paired box protein Pax-2a isoform X6 has product MDIHCKADPFSAMHLSHAGHGGVNQLGGVFVNGRPLPDVVRQRIVELAHQGVRPCDISRQLRVSHGCVSKILGRYYETGSIKPGVIGGSKPKVATPKVVDKIADYKRQNPTMFAWEIRDRLLAEGVCDNDTVPSVSSINRIIRTKVQQQFHPSPDGSVTPLSTPGHTIVPSTASPPVTSASNDPVGSYSINGILGIPRSNGEKRKRDEDGSDGSGPGSDSQGSVESLRKHLRADAFTQQQLEALDRVFERPSYPDVFPTSEHIKPEQANEYSLPSLNAGLEDVKPSLSTSASSDLASSVSQSYSVVTGRDMASTTLPGYPPHVPPTGQGSYPTSTLAGMVPGGDFSGNPYSHPQYTTYNEAWRFSNPALLSSPYYYSAASRGSAPPTAATAYDRH; this is encoded by the exons ATGGATATTCACTGCAAAGCAGACCCCTTCTCGGCGATGCACC tATCCCACGCAGGGCATGGCGGTGTGAACCAGCTCGGCGGGGTGTTCGTGAACGGCAGACCCCTCCCGGACGTGGTGCGGCAGCGGATCGTGGAGCTGGCCCACCAGGGCGTCCGGCCCTGCGACATCTCCAGACAGCTACGGGTCAGTCACGGCTGTGTCAGCAAAATCCTCGGCAG GTACTATGAAACCGGCAGTATTAAACCCGGAGTCATCGGTGGCTCCAAACCAAAGGTCGCAACTCCGAAGGTGGTGGATAAAATAGCAGATTACAAGCGCCAGAACCCGACCATGTTCGCCTGGGAGATCAGGGACCGACTACTGGCTGAGGGCGTCTGCGACAACGACACGGTCCCCAGCGTCTCCTCCATCAACAG GATTATCCGCACCAAAGTCCAGCAGCAATTCCACCCGTCCCCCGACGGATCTGTTACGCCGCTCTCCACGCCCGGCCACACCATAG TGCCCAGCACAGCCTCCCCCCCTGTGACCAGCGCCTCCAACGATCCCGTAGGATCCTATTCCATCAACGGCATTCTGGGTATCCCTCGCTCCAACGGCGAGAAGAGGAAACGAGATGAAG ATGGCTCTGATGGCTCAGGTCCCGGCAGCGACTCTCAGGGCAGTGTGGAGAGTTTAAGGAAGCATCTGCGAGCAGATGCCTTCacccagcagcagctggaggcccTGGACCGTGTGTTTGAACGTCCATCTTACCCTGATGTCTTTCCCACTTCAGAACACATCAAACCTGAGCAG GCAAATGAGTACTCTCTCCCGTCCCTGAACGCTGGCCTGGAAGACGTGAAGCCAAGCCTCTCCACCAGCGCCAGCTCCGACCTCGCCTCCAGTGTGTCCCAGAGCTACTCTGTTGTGACAG GTCGAGACATGGCCAGTACCACCTTACCTGGCTACCCGCCTCATGTCCCCCCAACAGGACAAGGCAGCTACCCCACCTCCACACTTGCTGGAATGGTTCCTG GAGGGGACTTTTCTGGAAACCCTTACTCTCATCCACAGTACACCACTTACAATGAAGCTTGGCGGTTCAGCAATCCAGCATTACTAA GTTCCCCTTATTATTATAGTGCCGCATCCCGTGGCTCCGCACCTCCCACTGCTGCCACTGCCTATGACCGCCACTAG